Proteins from a genomic interval of Ensifer canadensis:
- a CDS encoding transporter substrate-binding domain-containing protein has product MNHTKSTMKALCIATMMFAANGAHAENKTWTHVTIATEGGFKPYNFTKPDGTLDGYEIELSKYLCTHMKVECEISVQNFDGMIPALNASKFDAIISGMSATAKREQVIDFSDSYGSTGQAFATLKSGPLASLPEKGVVFSLASNEAGATAEIEKLKPLLEGKTIGVQIASTGAAFVDKYLKGVVEVREYKTTEEHDLDLAAGRVDLVMASMAYLTTASEKPGNEDMTTTGPRFQGGFLGRGSSVGLRKTDPELKTLFNEAIAAAKADGTIKTLSEKWFGFDVMPR; this is encoded by the coding sequence ATGAACCACACCAAATCGACAATGAAGGCCCTGTGCATCGCGACGATGATGTTCGCCGCCAATGGCGCGCATGCGGAAAACAAGACCTGGACACATGTGACGATCGCCACCGAAGGCGGCTTCAAGCCTTACAATTTCACCAAGCCCGACGGCACGCTTGACGGCTACGAGATCGAGCTCAGCAAATACCTCTGCACCCATATGAAGGTCGAGTGCGAGATCAGCGTCCAGAACTTTGACGGTATGATCCCGGCGCTGAACGCCAGCAAGTTCGATGCGATCATTTCCGGGATGTCGGCAACAGCCAAGCGCGAGCAGGTTATCGATTTCAGCGACTCCTATGGTTCGACGGGCCAGGCGTTCGCGACGCTGAAATCCGGTCCGCTCGCATCACTGCCTGAAAAGGGCGTGGTGTTTTCGCTCGCTTCGAACGAGGCAGGTGCTACCGCCGAGATCGAGAAGTTGAAGCCGCTGCTCGAAGGCAAGACGATCGGCGTCCAGATCGCCTCGACCGGTGCCGCCTTCGTCGACAAATATCTGAAGGGCGTCGTCGAGGTGCGCGAATACAAGACGACCGAAGAGCACGATCTCGATCTCGCGGCTGGCCGCGTCGACCTGGTGATGGCCTCGATGGCTTACCTGACGACGGCTTCCGAAAAGCCGGGCAATGAGGACATGACCACCACCGGTCCCCGGTTCCAGGGCGGCTTTCTCGGTCGCGGCAGTTCCGTCGGCCTGCGCAAGACCGATCCGGAGCTGAAGACACTGTTCAACGAGGCAATCGCTGCCGCCAAGGCGGACGGCACGATCAAGACGCTTTCGGAAAAGTGGTTCGGCTTCGACGTCATGCCGCGATAA